One Thermofilum pendens Hrk 5 DNA segment encodes these proteins:
- a CDS encoding PaREP1 family protein, with protein sequence MLVAVSLPRVLVERARREAERLGVSLEEYFLEVISGNLDPRDKAEAFIEASKELLEGARKELGKGDVRQAAEKVWVAVALAVKAYAYAKEGKRLASHGDLWRYKEVLVSDLGEWVRDSWAYASSMHTCFYEGWCTEKDVEVGISRAERLVGELEGRVKEKLQA encoded by the coding sequence TTGCTGGTCGCCGTGTCGTTGCCCAGAGTGCTCGTCGAGCGCGCTAGGAGGGAGGCCGAGAGACTGGGGGTTAGCCTGGAGGAGTATTTCTTAGAAGTTATAAGCGGGAACCTAGACCCCAGGGACAAGGCTGAGGCGTTCATCGAGGCGTCTAAAGAGCTCCTCGAGGGGGCAAGGAAGGAGCTCGGAAAGGGGGATGTAAGGCAGGCCGCCGAGAAGGTTTGGGTAGCGGTGGCTTTAGCCGTGAAAGCTTACGCTTACGCGAAGGAGGGGAAAAGGCTTGCTAGCCACGGGGACCTGTGGAGGTACAAGGAGGTTTTGGTGAGCGATCTAGGCGAGTGGGTTAGGGACTCCTGGGCCTACGCTAGCAGCATGCACACATGCTTCTACGAGGGCTGGTGCACGGAGAAAGACGTAGAGGTAGGCATAAGCCGCGCGGAGAGGCTAGTCGGGGAGCTGGAGGGCAGGGTGAAGGAGAAGCTGCAGGCCTGA
- a CDS encoding nucleotidyltransferase domain-containing protein, with amino-acid sequence MSDFVRLAWEGVRERRRFFESYVERIVGFFGGRVTLILFGSRARGDEMLSSDYDLAVVVEEEVDVLGLTETLVKMRPRGLPVDVVVLQKEELGDPLVTRMLTPCRMLYNGLGIQEAPCQ; translated from the coding sequence ATGAGCGACTTTGTGAGGCTCGCCTGGGAGGGGGTTAGGGAGAGGCGCAGGTTCTTCGAGTCCTACGTTGAGAGAATTGTGGGCTTCTTCGGCGGCAGAGTCACGCTGATACTCTTTGGTAGCAGGGCGAGGGGCGACGAGATGTTGAGTAGCGACTACGACCTAGCGGTCGTCGTAGAGGAGGAGGTCGACGTCCTCGGACTGACCGAGACCCTCGTAAAGATGCGGCCCCGCGGGCTACCCGTAGACGTTGTCGTCCTTCAAAAGGAGGAGCTGGGAGACCCCCTAGTGACCAGAATGCTGACACCCTGCAGGATGCTGTACAACGGCTTAGGCATTCAGGAAGCCCCGTGCCAGTAG
- a CDS encoding pyridoxal phosphate-dependent aminotransferase, giving the protein MSPLRLPRRRRGADFLEMDPSFEFLEKAGKGAVSFGIGQPDFSPPGEVLEALRTVGAEALKYTPPLGLPELREALAGYLSEKYGVDVKPSEVAVTPGATAAVFASLVLLVRGRARVVVQDPGFPMYDDVARFAGGRVVYAYSGIEESFEWSAESIAGRLGEGGVAVLNFPNNPTGSLAPRGLLEELGGLAARKGFYVVSDEVYEDFVYEGSHESVLQVPELRERSVYVGSFSKTWGLAGLRLGYVVAPRRLVERLEAVAVNVYGSPPSPAQLAALRALDHGLGWFSGVLSEYRRRRDALLEELSKVEGVELYRPRGAFYVYPRVRGLLKRLGVGSSRELAESLLQAGVVVLPGDAYSGRAGREHVRLSYALPVESIREGVRRIRAFVEEAACARRKRGA; this is encoded by the coding sequence GTGTCGCCGCTTAGGCTACCGAGGAGGCGTCGCGGGGCGGACTTCCTGGAGATGGACCCCTCCTTCGAGTTCCTCGAGAAAGCCGGGAAAGGCGCCGTGAGCTTCGGGATAGGCCAGCCGGACTTCTCCCCGCCCGGCGAGGTTCTCGAAGCCCTTAGGACGGTTGGGGCGGAGGCTTTGAAGTATACCCCGCCCCTGGGGCTCCCGGAGCTCCGCGAGGCGCTGGCGGGGTACCTCTCGGAGAAGTATGGGGTGGATGTTAAGCCCAGCGAGGTCGCGGTGACTCCCGGCGCGACCGCCGCGGTCTTCGCCTCGCTCGTCCTGCTCGTGCGCGGGAGGGCTAGGGTCGTCGTGCAGGACCCGGGCTTCCCCATGTACGACGACGTGGCGAGGTTTGCCGGTGGTAGGGTCGTCTACGCGTACTCGGGGATCGAGGAGTCCTTCGAGTGGTCTGCCGAGAGCATAGCCGGGAGGCTCGGCGAGGGAGGAGTTGCGGTGCTGAACTTCCCCAACAACCCGACGGGCTCCCTGGCCCCCCGCGGGCTACTGGAAGAGCTGGGAGGACTCGCCGCCAGGAAGGGCTTCTACGTTGTGAGCGACGAGGTTTACGAGGACTTCGTCTACGAGGGTAGCCACGAGTCCGTCCTGCAGGTACCCGAGCTCCGCGAGAGGTCCGTCTACGTCGGGAGCTTCTCGAAGACCTGGGGGCTCGCTGGGCTCAGGCTTGGGTACGTCGTGGCCCCGCGCCGGCTAGTCGAGAGGCTGGAGGCAGTCGCCGTGAATGTCTACGGCTCGCCGCCCTCTCCGGCCCAGCTCGCCGCCCTCAGGGCCCTCGACCACGGTCTCGGCTGGTTCTCAGGGGTTCTCTCGGAGTACAGGCGGAGGAGGGACGCGCTTCTCGAGGAGCTCTCCAAGGTGGAGGGGGTGGAGCTCTACAGACCTCGCGGCGCGTTCTACGTGTACCCCAGGGTGAGGGGGCTCTTGAAGAGGCTGGGCGTGGGCTCCTCCAGGGAGCTTGCGGAGTCGCTACTCCAGGCCGGCGTGGTGGTCCTCCCGGGTGACGCTTACTCCGGGAGGGCGGGGCGGGAGCACGTGAGGCTTTCCTACGCGTTGCCTGTGGAGTCCATACGGGAGGGGGTTAGGCGCATAAGGGCCTTCGTCGAGGAGGCTGCCTGCGCGCGGAGAAAACGCGGCGCATAA
- a CDS encoding carboxypeptidase-like regulatory domain-containing protein yields the protein MRLLGVLLVAAVLLAPLAWGQPTLRIVAYDGTSLAGALVRVSTLDGRVYEFTLNPAAPFTVKDVVKGVLRVEVVSWKGVPVNYEKTVTVYENSTLVVPSIGRLTVAVKGARGQALPGALVTISRGGVTVEEGSAGSSGIYSTLLPAGTYEVAVAYGGRSARVEAVVEPSRESRVEAALDVVAEVGGWALSASELLGVSLLAVLAVFAVYVALYEYASWRKRRAARVVAPGG from the coding sequence ATGAGGCTCCTCGGGGTTTTGCTCGTCGCCGCGGTGCTCCTAGCCCCGCTGGCGTGGGGCCAGCCTACGCTGAGGATAGTCGCGTACGACGGCACGAGCCTTGCTGGGGCGCTGGTCAGGGTGTCGACGCTCGACGGCAGGGTGTACGAGTTCACGCTTAACCCGGCCGCGCCCTTCACCGTCAAGGACGTCGTTAAGGGAGTCCTGCGGGTGGAGGTGGTCTCCTGGAAGGGGGTGCCCGTCAACTACGAGAAGACCGTGACCGTATACGAGAACTCAACGCTCGTCGTCCCGAGCATAGGCAGGCTGACGGTCGCCGTTAAGGGTGCGAGGGGGCAGGCGCTCCCCGGCGCCCTCGTAACCATCTCGCGGGGAGGCGTTACCGTCGAGGAGGGGTCCGCGGGCTCCTCGGGTATCTACAGCACCCTTCTACCGGCCGGTACCTACGAGGTAGCCGTTGCGTACGGGGGGCGCTCGGCGCGCGTAGAGGCTGTCGTGGAGCCCTCTAGGGAGAGCAGGGTCGAAGCCGCGCTCGACGTCGTAGCCGAGGTTGGGGGCTGGGCTCTCAGCGCCTCCGAGCTCCTGGGGGTCTCGCTGCTGGCGGTTCTAGCTGTCTTCGCGGTGTACGTGGCCCTCTACGAGTACGCTTCCTGGAGGAAGAGGAGGGCCGCGAGGGTCGTCGCTCCGGGAGGCTAG
- a CDS encoding ABC transporter ATP-binding protein, with product MLEGLLVVKGLEKRYGGKAAVEGLSFAVRPGEIYALLGPNGAGKTTTLKCVVGLLRPDAGDVVVCGHSVLRERREVLRCTGYVPENPVGFDYLRVSEFLDFVGALRRIPRDVLSERAERYISMFGLEQYRDAFMGELSRGTVQKVLVVASLLHEPRVLVMDEPMSGMDPESQKTLKDELRRLAGRGAAVLLSSHMLDVVERFASRVGIISGGRLIAEGSLEDVKRAAELGEDATLEDVFMRLVKGV from the coding sequence ATGCTGGAAGGCCTCCTGGTGGTGAAGGGGCTGGAGAAGAGGTACGGCGGGAAGGCTGCCGTGGAGGGCTTGAGCTTCGCGGTGCGCCCGGGAGAGATCTACGCGTTGCTGGGCCCCAACGGCGCCGGCAAGACTACGACCCTGAAGTGCGTGGTGGGCCTCTTGAGGCCGGACGCTGGGGACGTCGTGGTGTGCGGCCACAGCGTGCTGAGGGAGAGGAGGGAGGTTCTCAGGTGTACCGGCTACGTTCCGGAGAACCCCGTGGGCTTCGACTACCTCAGGGTCTCCGAGTTCCTCGACTTCGTCGGGGCTTTGAGGAGGATACCCAGGGACGTGCTCTCGGAGCGCGCCGAGAGGTACATCTCGATGTTCGGGCTCGAGCAGTACAGGGACGCGTTCATGGGGGAGCTCTCTAGGGGGACTGTCCAGAAGGTCCTGGTCGTAGCCTCGCTCCTCCACGAGCCGCGCGTACTCGTGATGGACGAGCCGATGTCCGGGATGGACCCGGAGTCCCAGAAGACCCTGAAGGACGAGCTCAGGCGGCTCGCTGGGAGGGGGGCGGCCGTCCTCCTCTCGAGCCACATGCTCGACGTCGTGGAGAGGTTTGCGTCGAGGGTTGGGATAATCTCGGGCGGCAGGTTGATCGCGGAGGGGTCGCTGGAGGACGTGAAGAGGGCGGCGGAGCTGGGGGAGGACGCGACCCTGGAGGACGTTTTTATGAGGCTCGTGAAGGGTGTGTAG
- the mntA gene encoding type VII toxin-antitoxin system MntA family adenylyltransferase antitoxin encodes MDPAETWEELRPVFEKHGVLFAYLFGSRARGLERENSDWDFAVYFGREVTVVDEARLEDDPEKATGLKVDVVALDNAPLDFVYVVLRDGVPVYSRDERLRKSWEIEAYLEYLDYEAWISSLRV; translated from the coding sequence GTGGATCCTGCGGAAACGTGGGAGGAGTTGAGGCCTGTCTTCGAGAAGCACGGCGTGCTCTTCGCCTACCTCTTCGGCTCTAGGGCTAGGGGGCTTGAGAGGGAGAACAGCGACTGGGACTTCGCGGTCTACTTCGGCAGGGAGGTCACTGTGGTCGACGAGGCACGCCTCGAGGACGACCCCGAGAAGGCTACTGGCTTAAAGGTGGACGTCGTAGCGCTCGACAACGCGCCCCTAGACTTCGTCTACGTGGTTCTGAGGGACGGCGTACCCGTGTACTCCAGAGACGAGCGGCTCAGGAAGAGTTGGGAGATCGAAGCCTACCTAGAGTACCTCGACTACGAGGCGTGGATTTCCAGTCTGCGCGTCTAG
- a CDS encoding FmdE family protein: MVSKELLEKAREFHGHVCPYLVLGLRASEIAFEKLGVRERPGVSETLGEELVAIVEANNCFADGVQVATGCTFGNNALIYLDTGKTALTLFRRGEKRGVRVYVVPEKVESLYPPRASELWRKVVVEGRGTREDAEELDKLFEELGLRMLELPESFFKVEEVSFEEEVERAPIFETVKCSKCGELVWKPRAVYVDGKPLCASCAGVPVPAVLGRGIVASFRIPFRVIGR; this comes from the coding sequence GTGGTTAGCAAGGAGCTTCTGGAGAAGGCTAGGGAGTTCCACGGACACGTATGCCCATACCTCGTGCTGGGGCTGAGAGCATCGGAGATAGCTTTTGAGAAGCTCGGAGTCCGGGAGAGGCCCGGCGTCTCCGAGACTCTTGGCGAGGAGCTCGTAGCGATAGTAGAGGCTAACAACTGCTTCGCGGACGGAGTACAAGTCGCGACTGGCTGCACTTTCGGTAACAACGCTTTAATTTACCTGGACACCGGGAAGACCGCCCTCACTCTTTTCAGGAGGGGGGAGAAAAGGGGCGTAAGAGTTTACGTTGTACCGGAGAAAGTCGAGAGCCTCTATCCGCCACGCGCGTCGGAGCTGTGGAGGAAAGTTGTCGTGGAGGGTCGGGGTACGCGCGAGGACGCTGAAGAGCTGGACAAGCTCTTCGAGGAACTAGGCCTTAGGATGCTCGAGCTACCCGAGAGCTTCTTCAAGGTCGAGGAGGTGAGCTTCGAGGAGGAAGTGGAGAGAGCCCCTATTTTCGAGACTGTGAAGTGTAGCAAGTGCGGAGAGCTCGTGTGGAAGCCACGCGCCGTCTACGTGGACGGGAAGCCTCTCTGCGCGAGCTGCGCGGGTGTACCCGTACCCGCCGTTCTTGGGAGGGGCATCGTGGCTAGCTTCAGGATCCCGTTCAGGGTGATCGGGCGATGA